One stretch of Saccharomonospora xinjiangensis XJ-54 DNA includes these proteins:
- a CDS encoding MmcQ/YjbR family DNA-binding protein produces MPTWDDVEKLVSRLPGAEITTSYRTPAAKVGGRTFLRLRTEAEGWLVVMCELDEKEAMLASGSPAFHTTSHYDGYGAVLVDLAEIDEAELGELVEQAWRIKAPARLRQQLDG; encoded by the coding sequence ATGCCGACCTGGGATGATGTTGAGAAGCTGGTGTCGCGGCTTCCCGGCGCCGAGATCACGACCTCGTACCGCACGCCGGCCGCGAAGGTGGGAGGCAGGACGTTCCTGCGGCTTCGCACGGAGGCCGAGGGCTGGCTCGTGGTGATGTGCGAATTGGACGAGAAGGAGGCCATGCTCGCCTCCGGCTCGCCCGCCTTTCACACCACCTCGCACTACGACGGCTACGGCGCCGTTCTCGTTGACCTCGCCGAGATCGACGAAGCCGAACTCGGCGAACTGGTGGAGCAGGCGTGGCGGATCAAGGCACCTGCGCGCCTGCGTCAGCAGCTTGACGGGTGA
- a CDS encoding TetR/AcrR family transcriptional regulator, whose product MVYRRTPAVQARLDATRSAIIDAAVALLAEHGYAGCSMAAVAERAGVGTGTVYRHFPGKAQLVAELFTHVVTREVAAVEKAAGPHDAAAERVLAVVRTFATRALKVPRLAYALLAEPVDAPVERRRLVFRQAFRDVIARCVAEGVTTGELPPQDAAATAAALVGAAAEVLTGPLRTGESTAVEQLHTFTLRALGARDATHP is encoded by the coding sequence GTGGTGTACCGGCGCACCCCTGCTGTGCAGGCGAGACTCGACGCGACCCGCAGTGCGATCATCGACGCCGCCGTCGCCCTGCTCGCCGAACACGGCTACGCGGGGTGCTCCATGGCGGCAGTCGCCGAGCGCGCAGGCGTCGGCACCGGAACCGTCTACCGGCACTTCCCCGGCAAGGCCCAACTCGTGGCCGAACTGTTCACCCACGTCGTCACCCGTGAGGTCGCGGCTGTCGAGAAGGCGGCCGGGCCGCACGACGCAGCGGCCGAGCGGGTCCTCGCCGTCGTGCGAACGTTCGCGACCCGCGCGCTGAAGGTCCCGCGCCTCGCCTACGCGCTGCTGGCCGAACCCGTTGACGCGCCCGTCGAACGACGACGCCTCGTGTTCCGGCAAGCGTTTCGCGACGTGATCGCGCGGTGCGTCGCCGAAGGCGTCACCACGGGGGAGCTGCCTCCGCAGGACGCGGCGGCAACGGCCGCGGCCCTGGTCGGAGCGGCGGCCGAAGTCCTCACCGGACCGTTGAGAACGGGCGAGTCCACGGCGGTCGAGCAGCTCCACACCTTCACCCTCCGCGCGTTAGGAGCCCGCGATGCCACCCACCCATGA
- a CDS encoding response regulator transcription factor produces MAHGTRSARGSFGMDRATRTLTVAAIDSVPVFREGLSAVVSRTPGLRWAGHAGSHHAGIQMCEQLRPDLVLVDSALDPHGHLTRLLAESHPMLMIIALIDGPQRTTDYLVTIFSAGAHGALPRAAEPRQLADGIRRTYVERRFTDPALAPLVPAQRASEAGALQRPHMPLSRREYQVLQLIAEGMENSAVADTLFLSVETVRTHVKSILRKLSARDRTHAVTKAFRSGLLVVSPADRNQQNGERSPQR; encoded by the coding sequence ATGGCACACGGGACACGCTCCGCGCGTGGCAGCTTCGGCATGGACAGGGCGACCCGAACGCTCACCGTGGCCGCCATCGACTCAGTACCCGTCTTCAGGGAGGGCCTCAGTGCGGTCGTGAGCCGCACCCCGGGACTCCGCTGGGCCGGGCACGCGGGCAGTCATCATGCGGGCATCCAGATGTGTGAACAGCTCCGCCCCGACCTGGTCCTCGTGGACTCCGCGCTCGACCCGCACGGGCATCTCACGCGGCTGCTCGCGGAAAGCCACCCCATGCTCATGATCATCGCGCTCATCGACGGGCCGCAACGAACGACCGACTACCTCGTAACGATCTTCAGCGCGGGTGCTCACGGTGCGCTGCCACGGGCTGCGGAGCCGCGCCAGCTCGCCGACGGCATTCGCCGCACCTACGTCGAGCGCCGCTTCACCGATCCCGCGCTGGCACCTCTCGTTCCCGCCCAGCGGGCGAGCGAGGCCGGCGCACTCCAGCGTCCCCACATGCCGCTGTCGCGCCGCGAGTACCAGGTGCTCCAGTTGATCGCCGAGGGGATGGAGAACTCCGCAGTGGCCGACACGCTCTTCCTCTCGGTGGAAACGGTTCGCACCCACGTCAAGAGCATCCTGCGCAAGCTGTCGGCCCGCGACCGTACCCACGCGGTGACCAAGGCATTCCGGTCCGGATTGCTCGTCGTCAGCCCGGCCGACCGCAACCAGCAGAACGGGGAGCGCTCGCCGCAACGCTGA
- a CDS encoding VanZ family protein, translating into MTTAQQTALTYGLGAFVVVWGVLLVPQLIGHRARYGRIDVGRVATTGAVTLYACLAVAVVLLPLPAPGDVRLAQTVQLVPFRWVSDLSIELDAYRLSPAHSLVTLTFQQFAMNVLLFVPLGALAVVLWKRGLTFAVLAGFAASLLVEITQLTANFGTAPFVYRIFDVDDLMANTAGAALGWAGAALWVALKRLRSVGGESRTSATARTTPLAVARPLPAAPAAHAFAGRVGAPPADPRTQPLPLPR; encoded by the coding sequence ATGACAACGGCGCAGCAGACAGCGTTGACGTACGGACTCGGTGCTTTCGTGGTCGTGTGGGGTGTGCTGCTGGTGCCGCAGCTCATCGGCCATCGCGCCAGGTACGGCCGTATCGACGTCGGGCGAGTCGCGACGACGGGAGCGGTGACGCTCTACGCCTGCCTCGCCGTGGCCGTTGTGCTGCTTCCGTTGCCTGCGCCGGGGGACGTGCGGCTCGCCCAGACCGTGCAGCTGGTTCCGTTCCGGTGGGTCAGCGACCTCAGCATCGAGCTGGACGCCTACCGACTCTCACCCGCTCACTCGCTCGTCACGCTGACGTTCCAGCAGTTCGCGATGAACGTGCTGCTGTTCGTGCCGCTCGGTGCGCTCGCCGTTGTGCTGTGGAAACGCGGGTTGACCTTCGCCGTGCTGGCCGGGTTCGCCGCCTCGCTGCTTGTGGAGATCACGCAGCTCACGGCCAACTTCGGCACCGCGCCGTTCGTCTACCGCATCTTCGACGTCGATGACCTGATGGCCAACACGGCAGGGGCCGCGCTCGGCTGGGCTGGGGCCGCCCTGTGGGTGGCGTTGAAGCGGCTCAGGAGTGTGGGCGGCGAAAGCCGGACATCGGCGACCGCGCGGACCACGCCGCTTGCGGTGGCTCGGCCTCTCCCAGCCGCACCAGCCGCTCACGCCTTCGCCGGTCGCGTCGGCGCGCCTCCCGCTGATCCTCGTACACAACCGTTGCCGCTGCCGCGGTGA
- the dcd gene encoding dCTP deaminase — protein MLLSDRDLRKALESGRLGVDPFDPAMVQPSSIDVRLDRFFRVFDNSKYTHIDPQLRQDELTSLVEKDSDGDPFVLHPGEFVLASTFELFTLPDDLAGRLEGKSSLGRLGLLTHSTAGFIDPGFSGHITLELSNVANLPITLWPGMKIGQLCLFQLTSSAEHPYGSPEAGSRYQGQRGPTPSRAYQNFDRVDTRR, from the coding sequence GTGCTGTTGAGTGACCGTGATCTTCGCAAGGCACTGGAGTCGGGGCGGCTCGGAGTCGATCCGTTCGATCCGGCGATGGTGCAGCCGTCGAGCATCGATGTGCGGCTCGACCGCTTCTTCCGGGTCTTCGACAACAGCAAGTACACGCACATCGACCCGCAGTTGCGGCAGGACGAGTTGACGTCGCTGGTCGAGAAGGACAGCGACGGTGACCCGTTCGTGTTGCACCCTGGCGAGTTCGTGCTCGCCTCGACGTTCGAGCTGTTCACGCTGCCGGACGATCTCGCGGGACGGCTTGAGGGCAAGTCGTCGCTGGGGCGCCTCGGCCTGCTGACGCACTCGACGGCCGGCTTCATCGACCCGGGGTTCAGCGGCCACATCACGCTGGAGCTGTCGAACGTCGCCAACCTGCCGATCACGTTGTGGCCGGGGATGAAGATCGGCCAGCTCTGCCTTTTCCAGCTCACGAGTTCGGCCGAGCACCCTTACGGGTCGCCGGAGGCCGGTTCGCGCTATCAGGGGCAGCGAGGACCGACGCCGAGCAGGGCATACCAGAATTTCGACAGGGTCGATACCCGCCGCTGA
- a CDS encoding TIGR03086 family metal-binding protein, whose protein sequence is MTIDLEPAGRMVADLLPGVTRLDTPTPCEHFTVGDLLGHIDGLTIAFALAAAKELPPAAAQEPPPGGASLPDGWQERIPRQLEALARAWRHPQAWEGGTKVGGVELTGEQAGMVALAEVVVHGWDLARATGQPYNPEPGLLETVHEHALAIAAAGPVEGLFGPAVEVAEDAPLLDRVIGLTGRDPNWQPN, encoded by the coding sequence ATGACAATCGACTTGGAACCCGCGGGCCGAATGGTGGCAGATCTGCTGCCGGGGGTGACCCGCCTCGACACACCGACGCCGTGCGAGCATTTCACCGTCGGCGACCTCCTCGGGCACATCGACGGGCTCACAATCGCCTTCGCCCTCGCTGCGGCCAAGGAACTGCCCCCGGCAGCCGCTCAGGAACCGCCACCGGGTGGGGCGAGTCTCCCTGACGGCTGGCAGGAGCGGATTCCCCGGCAATTGGAGGCGCTCGCGCGGGCTTGGCGCCATCCCCAGGCGTGGGAAGGCGGCACCAAGGTCGGCGGTGTCGAACTGACGGGCGAGCAGGCAGGCATGGTGGCGCTCGCCGAGGTCGTCGTCCACGGGTGGGATCTGGCTCGCGCCACGGGACAGCCCTACAACCCTGAACCCGGTCTCCTGGAAACCGTCCACGAACACGCCCTCGCGATCGCGGCTGCGGGGCCGGTGGAGGGCCTCTTCGGGCCTGCGGTCGAGGTCGCGGAGGATGCGCCTCTGCTCGACCGCGTCATCGGCCTCACCGGCCGCGACCCGAACTGGCAGCCGAACTGA
- a CDS encoding protein-tyrosine phosphatase family protein produces the protein MTTTLHGAIQLPDGVWVRGRGLRHTIADGDVPDYGLYLGGPRLRSRHEPTLSWPHDWVLWRDGLLPADWPATAGLLLSLHRRAADGAAVEIACHGGIGRTGTAMACLVTLHGFSARDAVNWTRAHYHRRAVEVPWQRRYVSWFATHVPAR, from the coding sequence GTGACGACCACCTTGCACGGAGCCATCCAGCTGCCCGACGGCGTGTGGGTGCGGGGGCGCGGCCTGCGGCACACCATCGCAGACGGCGACGTACCCGATTACGGCCTCTACCTCGGCGGACCACGCCTGCGTTCCCGCCACGAACCGACGCTGTCCTGGCCTCACGACTGGGTGCTGTGGCGGGACGGGCTGCTACCTGCCGACTGGCCTGCCACAGCCGGACTGCTCCTCTCGCTGCACCGGCGCGCGGCCGACGGTGCGGCTGTGGAGATCGCCTGCCACGGCGGCATCGGCCGTACCGGCACGGCGATGGCCTGCCTCGTCACCCTGCACGGGTTCTCCGCCCGGGACGCCGTCAACTGGACTCGCGCCCACTACCACCGGCGTGCTGTCGAGGTGCCGTGGCAGCGCCGCTACGTGTCCTGGTTCGCCACGCACGTGCCCGCCCGCTGA
- a CDS encoding VOC family protein encodes MPAHVIAVAIDCEDAEALAMFWTHALDMAGPRRWRDADGVTYVQLDGQPTLVFQPVPERKSGKNRLHLDLAPERGSSQSDEVERLVRLGARVLADTERHPWVVLADPEGNEFCVLPPR; translated from the coding sequence ATGCCTGCACACGTGATCGCCGTCGCCATCGATTGCGAGGACGCCGAGGCGCTCGCCATGTTCTGGACCCATGCCCTCGACATGGCAGGGCCCCGGCGCTGGCGGGACGCCGACGGCGTGACCTACGTCCAGCTCGACGGGCAGCCGACGTTGGTGTTCCAACCCGTCCCGGAACGCAAATCCGGGAAGAACCGCCTACACCTCGACCTCGCGCCCGAGCGGGGAAGCAGCCAGAGTGACGAGGTCGAGCGACTCGTGCGGCTGGGCGCGAGGGTGCTGGCCGACACCGAACGTCACCCGTGGGTCGTGCTCGCCGATCCGGAGGGCAACGAGTTCTGCGTGCTGCCCCCGCGTTGA
- a CDS encoding phosphotransferase, with translation MDLPGGWDCVATLRDGRWIERRPRRPAVTAQLRREASFLPWLAPALPLRVPVPRILVDQPGHEFVSTHELVPGEPLCAFTSANGRRLGRFLRALHSRSSDDAVRHGLLPASGAAEDLANDVNLFRRTVLPLVPAGWRPDAQAVLDRVGTFPFDTVVHGDLGPEHVLTCDDVITGVIDFGDARCGDAAMDFSWVLHGTPSVFGEAAAEEYGVTPAVRERARVWRRLSPWYDVTRGLGTGDADMVRDGLDGLVNRLRKP, from the coding sequence GTGGATCTTCCAGGGGGTTGGGACTGTGTGGCGACGCTGCGCGACGGCCGGTGGATCGAGCGGCGCCCTCGGCGCCCCGCGGTCACGGCGCAGTTGCGGCGCGAGGCGTCGTTCCTGCCGTGGTTGGCGCCCGCGCTCCCCCTCCGGGTGCCGGTCCCGAGAATCCTCGTGGACCAGCCGGGGCATGAGTTCGTTTCAACGCACGAACTCGTGCCGGGCGAGCCGCTGTGTGCGTTCACCTCAGCCAACGGGCGGCGTCTCGGCCGGTTTCTCCGGGCGCTGCACAGTCGCTCCTCGGACGACGCCGTACGCCACGGCCTGCTGCCGGCGTCCGGCGCCGCGGAGGACCTCGCCAACGACGTGAACCTCTTCCGGCGGACTGTGCTGCCGTTGGTGCCCGCCGGATGGCGGCCAGACGCTCAGGCCGTGCTCGACCGGGTCGGCACCTTTCCCTTCGACACTGTCGTCCACGGCGACCTCGGCCCCGAACACGTGCTGACCTGCGACGACGTGATCACAGGTGTCATCGACTTCGGCGACGCCCGCTGCGGCGACGCCGCGATGGATTTCTCGTGGGTGCTCCACGGCACACCATCGGTGTTCGGCGAGGCGGCTGCCGAGGAATACGGCGTGACCCCTGCCGTCCGGGAGCGCGCCAGGGTGTGGCGTCGGCTGTCGCCGTGGTACGACGTGACGCGCGGACTGGGCACCGGCGACGCGGACATGGTGCGTGACGGACTGGATGGGCTGGTGAACCGCCTGCGAAAACCCTAG
- a CDS encoding acyl-CoA dehydrogenase family protein: MPPTHEVENQVPPLAGHDVSDDPALLEGLRTQGADWAEADVRELGVLAGSERVQEWGRLVNEHPPVLRSHDRVGRRIDEVEFHPHWHDLMTVAVERGLHAAPWGQKRRGAHVARAAKFYVWSQVEAGHTCPISMTYSAVPALRCGGDLAASYEPLLTAPHYDFGLRVPTSKRGLIAGMSMTEKQGGSDVRANTTRAVPSGDGTYVITGHKWFTSAPMSDVFLTLAQAPGGLSCFLLPRVLPDGTRNAIHLQRLKDKLGNRSNASAEVEYDGALGMLVGEEGRGVRTIIEMVNNTRLDCVTGSAAGMRYGAVRAVHHARHRWAFGAPLARQPLMANVLADLVVESEAATTVALRLAGATDRAAGGDEQEAAFRRLALSVSKYWVCKRSPSHAAEALECLGGNGYVEESGMPRLFRESPLSSIWEGSGNVAALDTLRAMAKQPESVEAFFAEVELARGANALLDDAVTSLRRELADTGEAEFRARRIVERLALVLQGSLLVRHGDKAVADAFCASRLGGDWGVAFGTLPRGVATEQVLSRAEAGQ, from the coding sequence ATGCCACCCACCCATGAGGTCGAAAACCAGGTTCCGCCGCTGGCAGGCCACGACGTCTCCGACGATCCCGCCCTGCTCGAAGGGCTGCGCACCCAGGGCGCTGACTGGGCCGAGGCCGATGTCCGCGAGTTGGGTGTGCTCGCGGGCAGCGAGCGCGTTCAGGAGTGGGGCAGGCTCGTCAACGAGCATCCGCCCGTGCTGCGCTCGCACGACCGTGTCGGCAGGCGCATCGACGAGGTCGAGTTCCATCCCCACTGGCACGACCTCATGACCGTCGCCGTCGAACGGGGACTGCATGCGGCTCCGTGGGGGCAGAAGCGGCGGGGAGCGCACGTCGCCCGCGCGGCGAAGTTCTATGTGTGGAGCCAGGTGGAGGCCGGGCACACGTGCCCCATCTCGATGACGTACTCGGCCGTGCCGGCGCTGCGGTGTGGCGGAGACCTCGCCGCGTCGTACGAACCGCTGCTCACCGCGCCGCACTACGACTTCGGGCTCCGCGTGCCGACGTCCAAGCGCGGTCTGATCGCGGGCATGTCGATGACGGAGAAACAGGGCGGCTCCGACGTCCGCGCCAACACGACGAGGGCCGTGCCCTCGGGTGACGGCACCTACGTCATCACCGGGCACAAATGGTTCACCTCGGCTCCCATGTCGGACGTGTTCCTCACACTCGCGCAGGCTCCCGGTGGGCTGTCGTGCTTCCTGCTGCCCCGCGTACTCCCCGACGGCACGCGCAACGCCATCCACCTGCAACGACTGAAGGACAAGCTCGGCAACCGCTCCAACGCCTCGGCGGAGGTCGAGTACGACGGCGCGCTCGGCATGCTCGTCGGCGAGGAGGGCCGGGGAGTCCGCACCATCATCGAGATGGTCAACAACACGCGGCTCGACTGCGTCACCGGCAGCGCCGCCGGGATGCGGTACGGCGCGGTGCGGGCCGTGCACCACGCGCGGCACCGGTGGGCGTTCGGCGCGCCGCTTGCCCGGCAACCGCTGATGGCCAACGTGCTCGCCGACCTCGTCGTCGAGTCGGAGGCAGCCACCACCGTCGCACTGCGACTCGCCGGGGCGACCGACCGCGCAGCCGGGGGCGACGAGCAGGAGGCCGCCTTCCGCCGCCTCGCCCTTTCCGTGTCGAAGTACTGGGTCTGCAAGCGCTCGCCCTCGCACGCGGCAGAGGCACTGGAATGCCTCGGCGGCAACGGATACGTGGAGGAATCCGGCATGCCCCGGCTGTTCCGCGAGTCCCCGCTGTCGTCCATCTGGGAAGGCTCCGGCAACGTCGCCGCGCTCGATACGCTGCGCGCGATGGCGAAGCAACCCGAGTCCGTCGAGGCGTTCTTCGCCGAGGTCGAACTCGCGAGGGGAGCCAACGCCCTTCTCGACGACGCCGTCACTTCCCTTCGCCGCGAGCTGGCCGACACCGGTGAAGCCGAGTTCCGCGCGCGACGGATCGTGGAGCGCCTCGCGCTCGTGCTCCAGGGTTCGCTGCTGGTCAGGCACGGCGACAAGGCTGTCGCCGACGCCTTCTGCGCGTCACGCCTCGGCGGAGATTGGGGCGTCGCGTTCGGAACCCTGCCGCGAGGAGTCGCCACCGAGCAGGTACTCAGCCGCGCCGAGGCAGGTCAGTAG
- a CDS encoding oxygenase MpaB family protein has product MTADERLPDPALLREGGFRLATRLFAPGDIRGTERQRRRLRAFAQREDPQADAVVELMRSLPRGRGRALFELAAERGIGGLDDPPRELADFFASVEATPYWVDHQRLEGGARAMVRTGVLSLFPLGDMALMGGYLASRATKPLVGTGAIERAASRRLIETALWWLDVTTPGALRTGALGYTSVLRVRLVHAHVRAAMNSRDDWDYEAWDRPVNQVQTAGTLLLFSLVYVVGMRLLGVRYTERERADIMHLWRYVGWLMGIDDELLPATEDDAWRLLWLLAATEFIPDDDSKRLAAALLRSHADVGRDRGALGQVLGELSVRVHGSISRLVLGRTNSDFLGLPDDPIARLAVLSAAAGNFAAETVRQHLPGATWAQERLGALARRRYAEQLRRLVEHDPTYARHMRTPSHAA; this is encoded by the coding sequence ATGACGGCTGACGAGCGGCTGCCGGATCCGGCGCTGCTTCGAGAGGGCGGTTTCCGCCTCGCCACCCGGTTGTTCGCGCCCGGAGACATCCGGGGCACCGAACGCCAGCGGCGCCGTCTTCGCGCCTTCGCGCAGCGGGAGGACCCGCAGGCCGACGCGGTCGTCGAACTGATGCGGTCGCTACCCCGTGGCCGTGGGCGCGCGTTGTTCGAGCTGGCGGCGGAACGGGGCATCGGCGGTCTCGATGATCCGCCGCGTGAGCTGGCCGACTTCTTCGCGAGCGTCGAGGCGACGCCGTACTGGGTGGATCACCAGCGCCTCGAAGGCGGGGCGAGAGCCATGGTGCGCACCGGTGTGCTGAGCCTCTTCCCGCTCGGCGATATGGCTCTGATGGGAGGCTATCTGGCCTCTCGCGCCACGAAACCGCTGGTCGGCACAGGGGCGATCGAGCGAGCGGCCAGCAGGAGACTGATCGAGACGGCGCTGTGGTGGCTCGACGTGACCACGCCGGGAGCGTTACGAACCGGAGCGCTCGGCTACACCTCCGTCCTGCGGGTTCGCCTCGTGCACGCACACGTCCGTGCCGCGATGAACAGTCGCGACGACTGGGACTACGAAGCGTGGGACAGGCCCGTCAACCAGGTGCAGACGGCGGGAACGCTGCTGCTTTTCTCACTCGTGTACGTCGTGGGGATGCGCCTGCTCGGGGTCCGTTACACGGAGCGGGAGCGGGCCGACATCATGCATCTCTGGCGGTACGTCGGCTGGTTGATGGGGATCGACGACGAGCTGCTGCCCGCGACGGAGGACGACGCGTGGCGGCTGCTGTGGCTGCTGGCGGCCACGGAGTTCATCCCCGACGACGACTCGAAGCGGCTCGCGGCGGCGTTGCTGCGTTCTCACGCCGACGTGGGCAGGGACCGGGGTGCGCTGGGACAGGTGCTCGGCGAGCTGTCCGTCCGCGTTCACGGCTCGATCAGCCGTCTTGTGCTCGGCAGGACCAACTCCGATTTCCTCGGGTTACCCGACGACCCCATCGCCAGGCTCGCCGTGCTGTCCGCTGCGGCGGGCAACTTCGCAGCCGAGACCGTGCGGCAGCACCTGCCTGGAGCGACGTGGGCGCAGGAACGACTCGGTGCGCTCGCGCGGCGACGCTACGCCGAGCAGCTTCGCAGGCTGGTCGAGCACGATCCCACCTATGCGAGGCACATGCGGACGCCGTCCCACGCCGCCTGA
- a CDS encoding CAP domain-containing protein yields the protein MAVAAGGQLLWSGPDPERTALALDRGTVGGAEAGGVPTATGTTTSTTTTSTSPEPTTSATTSSTPDEEPESSQPSSPPSDPGESATTDEDGTGEEDTATPARSDSGSDGAGDLPHRVVALVNAERADAGCRAVRVDGRLAGAAQGHSDDMAENGYLSHTSQDGRSFSERIEAEGYPSPAAENIAMGMSTPEAVMDAWMASDGHRRNILNCEIAAIGVGVNSDGWYWTQNFGY from the coding sequence GTGGCAGTCGCGGCCGGTGGTCAGCTGCTTTGGAGCGGGCCGGACCCCGAGCGCACAGCACTGGCTCTCGACCGGGGGACGGTCGGGGGCGCGGAGGCAGGAGGGGTGCCGACCGCGACGGGCACCACGACCTCGACGACCACCACGAGCACCTCACCCGAGCCGACGACCTCCGCGACGACGTCCTCGACCCCCGACGAGGAGCCCGAGTCTTCGCAGCCTTCCTCCCCGCCCTCCGACCCCGGCGAGTCCGCGACCACGGACGAGGACGGCACCGGCGAGGAGGACACGGCCACGCCGGCAAGGAGTGATTCCGGTTCGGATGGCGCGGGCGATCTCCCCCACCGCGTCGTCGCCCTCGTCAACGCCGAACGCGCCGACGCCGGTTGCCGGGCGGTGCGTGTCGATGGACGGCTCGCCGGCGCGGCGCAGGGACACAGCGACGACATGGCGGAGAACGGCTACCTGTCCCACACTTCCCAGGACGGGAGGTCGTTCAGCGAGCGGATCGAGGCCGAGGGATACCCGAGTCCGGCGGCCGAGAACATCGCCATGGGCATGTCCACGCCCGAAGCCGTCATGGACGCGTGGATGGCGTCCGACGGCCACCGCCGGAACATCCTGAACTGCGAGATCGCCGCGATCGGTGTCGGCGTGAATTCGGACGGCTGGTACTGGACACAGAACTTCGGCTACTGA
- a CDS encoding DUF4352 domain-containing protein, producing MAKRKEADQAKRKLRKWPWILGVLIVIGVVVAVTSNSGNDATSPPPADVAEPQSGAVGQPVRDGLFEFTVVGVDYQPSVGGPHFSETAQGQYVLVTVRVRNIGDEPRGLSDADQYLFDSNDRRYAADSVAGMAIPNNEVLYTPISPGNGVEGTLVFDVPVNAKPDRVELHDSTFSGGVSVVLG from the coding sequence ATGGCGAAGCGGAAAGAGGCCGACCAGGCCAAACGGAAACTGAGAAAGTGGCCTTGGATTCTGGGGGTTCTGATCGTGATCGGCGTCGTCGTCGCCGTCACCAGCAACTCCGGAAACGATGCCACGTCGCCGCCCCCTGCTGATGTCGCTGAACCGCAATCGGGCGCAGTCGGCCAGCCTGTGCGGGACGGACTCTTCGAGTTCACCGTCGTTGGAGTGGACTACCAGCCCTCCGTGGGCGGACCGCATTTCTCCGAGACGGCCCAGGGGCAGTACGTACTGGTGACCGTGCGGGTGAGAAACATCGGTGACGAGCCTCGCGGTCTTTCGGACGCGGACCAGTACCTCTTCGATTCGAACGACCGTCGGTACGCGGCTGATTCGGTAGCCGGCATGGCGATACCGAACAACGAGGTCCTGTACACGCCGATCAGCCCTGGTAACGGCGTTGAGGGCACGCTCGTCTTCGATGTGCCCGTCAACGCGAAGCCCGACCGCGTCGAATTGCACGACTCCACTTTCAGCGGCGGGGTTTCCGTCGTCCTGGGGTAG